In one window of Terriglobales bacterium DNA:
- a CDS encoding FHA domain-containing protein, with protein sequence MTCRSCGRVNYGTAAECALCGKPLLQDTSTPPIGSGYLEGAHHWLVGEQGENAGKRFEVTATAVTAGRHPTQNQIVLNDPEVSRIHARFSLEGGRVMVEDSSANGTYVNDSRIERATLHDGDRVRFGHSPKNSLTYEFQNAVAARAAAAASAVHEDLPKGESRPVTQVAAAVKPSRSAVTVRLAAEDATAVSRGSLQLVLDQYAVENIPLTATRLRIGRAPKEEGRIQIVHPTISENHAEITATPAGATVRDLASSNGTFVNGQRVSERLLQDGDLIQFGDCDAKLLLYRHPRRRVQVLRDLELTKPVVVLGRDSASDIRLDHPSVSRAHAEIRRTASGYEVLDKDSDNGTFVNGMRIKRQALNPRDKLALGAVQLLFDGSQLEQQSDGTRVRLVAQRLKRTVKDQYTQRPVTLVDDVSLVIEPREFVGLLGPVGSGKSTLMHALNGFQPADSGRVLMNSASLYDEFRSLRSLIGYVPQDDILHKTLTVRECLNYAGRLRLPDDSDAEEIRKRVAEVVELLDLGDRLDVAVGELSGGQRKRVNVAIELLSKPSLLFLDEPTAGQDPRTEMRMMQLFRQIANRGSTVVLTTHLLSSFTLLDKIAVLAKGKLAYYGPGQEMLHYFQATRPHEVYEKLLERDADEWARRYRQSELAKEFTQGGDEPAPRRGAVAPARPEKHSRLRQFGTLAARQFASKLKDWKNVAGMLVPPVAIAALTALIAAGPNEPKTLLMVVFAGLWFGCSFSVREVVDEISIYRRERQRGLSILSYLGSKLAYLGVVALVQSALFVTVLTVMNAQSNHYLGATVMMWVMTMQGVLLGLLISALARNADWALYVFPLALIPQLLLAGLLIPVEQRHPFNIVKAGESAACTEAVAPTGYCREDAPAWTLSPSMPAALRYGAAPLMAARWGLEALSDLYVHDYSTDPHNLQSYGYSFQDLGAVHVTFHADDEARIRKDIDAFLAGDINASQLGDRGRHPELAPYAAVLSGFAFLMLLFIMVALKGRDHDGSRL encoded by the coding sequence CCATCGGCTCCGGGTACCTGGAAGGCGCGCACCACTGGCTGGTGGGCGAGCAGGGGGAGAACGCCGGCAAGCGCTTTGAAGTCACAGCCACCGCCGTCACGGCCGGGCGGCATCCCACGCAGAACCAGATCGTGCTCAACGACCCTGAGGTCTCACGCATCCACGCGCGCTTCTCGCTCGAGGGCGGCCGCGTCATGGTCGAAGACAGCTCGGCCAACGGGACGTACGTCAACGACAGCCGCATCGAGCGCGCCACGCTGCACGACGGCGACCGCGTCCGTTTCGGACATTCGCCGAAGAATAGCTTGACCTACGAGTTCCAGAACGCGGTGGCGGCGCGCGCCGCGGCCGCGGCTTCCGCGGTCCACGAAGACCTGCCGAAGGGCGAATCGCGCCCGGTGACGCAGGTGGCCGCCGCGGTGAAGCCCTCGCGCTCGGCGGTCACGGTACGCCTCGCCGCCGAAGATGCCACTGCTGTCAGCCGCGGCTCGCTGCAGCTCGTGCTCGACCAGTACGCGGTCGAGAACATCCCGCTGACCGCGACCCGGCTGCGCATCGGCCGCGCACCCAAAGAAGAAGGCCGCATCCAAATCGTCCATCCCACCATCTCCGAGAACCACGCCGAGATCACCGCCACCCCCGCCGGCGCCACCGTGCGCGACCTGGCCTCCAGCAATGGCACATTCGTGAACGGCCAACGCGTCTCCGAGCGCCTGCTGCAGGATGGCGACCTCATCCAGTTCGGCGACTGCGACGCGAAGCTGCTGCTCTACCGCCATCCGCGCCGCCGCGTGCAGGTGCTGCGCGACCTCGAGCTCACCAAGCCGGTCGTGGTGCTCGGTCGCGACTCCGCCAGCGACATCCGGCTCGACCATCCCAGCGTCTCGCGCGCGCACGCCGAGATCCGCCGCACGGCTTCCGGCTACGAGGTCCTCGACAAGGATTCCGACAACGGCACGTTCGTCAACGGCATGCGCATCAAGCGCCAGGCGCTCAACCCGCGCGACAAGCTCGCGCTCGGCGCCGTCCAGCTGCTGTTCGACGGCTCACAGCTCGAGCAGCAGTCCGACGGGACGCGCGTCCGCCTGGTCGCGCAGCGCCTCAAGCGCACGGTCAAGGACCAGTACACGCAGCGGCCGGTCACGCTGGTGGACGACGTCTCGCTCGTCATCGAGCCGCGCGAGTTCGTCGGGCTGCTCGGGCCGGTCGGCTCCGGCAAGTCCACGCTCATGCACGCCCTCAACGGCTTCCAGCCGGCGGATTCCGGGCGCGTCCTGATGAACAGCGCGAGCCTCTATGACGAGTTCCGCTCGCTGCGTTCGCTCATCGGCTACGTCCCGCAGGACGACATCCTGCACAAGACGCTGACCGTGCGCGAGTGCCTGAACTACGCCGGCCGCCTGCGCCTGCCCGACGACTCTGACGCCGAGGAGATCCGCAAGCGCGTGGCGGAAGTCGTGGAGCTGCTCGACCTCGGCGACCGCCTCGACGTCGCCGTCGGCGAGCTCTCCGGCGGACAGCGCAAGCGCGTCAACGTCGCCATCGAGCTGCTCTCCAAGCCCAGCCTGCTGTTCCTCGACGAGCCCACCGCCGGCCAGGATCCGCGCACCGAGATGCGGATGATGCAGCTCTTCCGCCAGATCGCCAATCGCGGCTCCACCGTCGTGCTCACCACCCACCTGCTCAGCTCGTTCACCCTGCTCGACAAGATCGCGGTCCTGGCGAAAGGGAAGCTCGCCTACTACGGGCCCGGCCAGGAGATGCTGCACTACTTCCAGGCCACGCGTCCCCACGAGGTCTACGAGAAACTGCTGGAGCGCGACGCCGACGAGTGGGCGCGCCGTTACCGCCAGTCCGAGCTGGCGAAGGAATTCACGCAGGGCGGCGATGAGCCCGCTCCGCGGCGCGGCGCGGTCGCGCCCGCCAGGCCGGAGAAGCACTCGCGCCTCCGCCAGTTCGGCACGCTCGCGGCCCGCCAGTTCGCCAGCAAGCTCAAGGACTGGAAGAACGTGGCCGGCATGCTGGTGCCGCCGGTCGCCATCGCGGCCTTGACCGCGCTCATCGCCGCCGGGCCTAACGAGCCCAAGACGCTGCTCATGGTCGTCTTCGCGGGCCTGTGGTTCGGCTGCTCGTTTTCGGTGCGCGAGGTCGTCGACGAGATCTCCATCTACCGCCGCGAGCGCCAGCGCGGCCTCTCCATCCTCAGCTATCTCGGCTCCAAGCTCGCCTACCTCGGCGTGGTTGCGCTGGTGCAAAGCGCACTCTTCGTCACCGTGCTCACCGTGATGAACGCGCAGAGCAACCACTACCTGGGCGCGACCGTGATGATGTGGGTGATGACGATGCAGGGCGTGCTGCTCGGCCTGCTCATCTCCGCGCTCGCGCGCAACGCCGATTGGGCGCTCTACGTGTTCCCGCTGGCGCTCATCCCGCAGCTGCTGCTCGCCGGCTTGCTCATCCCGGTCGAGCAGCGCCACCCGTTCAATATCGTGAAGGCGGGCGAGTCGGCCGCCTGCACCGAAGCCGTCGCGCCCACCGGCTACTGCCGCGAAGACGCGCCCGCCTGGACGCTCTCGCCCAGCATGCCGGCCGCGCTGCGCTACGGCGCCGCGCCCCTGATGGCCGCGCGCTGGGGGCTCGAGGCGCTCAGCGACCTCTACGTCCACGACTACTCCACCGACCCGCATAACCTGCAGAGCTACGGCTACAGCTTCCAGGACCTCGGCGCCGTCCACGTGACCTTCCACGCCGACGACGAGGCGCGCATCCGCAAGGACATCGACGCGTTCCTCGCCGGCGACATCAACGCCTCGCAGCTCGGCGACCGCGGGCGCCATCCCGAGCTCGCGCCCTACGCCGCCGTCTTAAGCGGCTTTGCTTTTCTCATGCTTTTGTTCATCATGGTGGCGCTCAAGGGCCGGGACCACGATGGGAGTCGCCTGTGA
- a CDS encoding FHA domain-containing protein, translated as MKVELESLADGKRWSFDQREVSIGRDAQCDVRPAGEMVSRRHAIVLRTPEGELWLEDQNSFNGTLLNGRRIMRERLHPGDVFRLGEDGPEFRLGAGAATIAGTMEMGSIGATTVRATPTQMAGATRTPPPTSVGGFATTSHTPAPSQDKIPTAIPKTAGGMKAPTGYAAASAIARPSYDEISPEEEAMLERNLAVTRNLLVLVILLCLALGAVVVYQGQEIRKTRDTLNAMQKQAEGAVGQFMPSLNTRLNRFDSRLDQFQQKMDAMDGNIKKAEDRFVQRMDVEMPRIMDRYLQMKANELQRGAKAEVKVR; from the coding sequence GTGAAGGTAGAGCTCGAATCACTCGCCGACGGCAAGCGCTGGAGCTTTGACCAGCGCGAGGTCTCCATCGGCCGCGATGCCCAGTGCGACGTCCGGCCGGCCGGCGAGATGGTCTCGCGCCGCCACGCCATCGTCCTGCGCACGCCCGAGGGCGAGCTGTGGCTCGAGGACCAGAACAGCTTCAACGGCACGCTGCTGAACGGTCGTCGCATCATGCGCGAGAGACTGCATCCCGGCGACGTCTTCCGCCTGGGCGAGGACGGCCCCGAGTTCCGGCTCGGCGCGGGCGCGGCCACCATCGCCGGCACCATGGAGATGGGGAGCATCGGCGCTACCACCGTGCGGGCGACGCCCACGCAGATGGCTGGCGCGACCCGCACGCCCCCGCCGACGTCGGTCGGCGGCTTCGCCACCACCTCGCACACGCCGGCGCCGAGCCAGGACAAGATTCCCACCGCCATCCCGAAGACCGCCGGCGGCATGAAAGCGCCCACCGGCTACGCGGCCGCCAGCGCCATCGCACGTCCGTCGTACGACGAGATCTCACCTGAGGAAGAAGCCATGTTGGAACGCAATCTCGCAGTCACGCGCAACCTGCTCGTGTTGGTCATCCTGCTGTGCCTCGCGCTCGGCGCGGTGGTCGTCTACCAGGGGCAGGAGATCCGCAAGACACGCGACACGCTCAACGCCATGCAGAAGCAGGCGGAGGGCGCCGTCGGCCAGTTCATGCCCTCGCTCAACACGCGCCTCAACCGCTTCGATTCGCGCCTCGACCAGTTCCAGCAGAAGATGGACGCGATGGACGGCAACATCAAGAAGGCCGAGGACCGCTTCGTCCAGCGCATGGACGTGGAGATGCCCAGGATCATGGACCGCTACCTGCAGATGAAGGCCAACGAGCTGCAGCGCGGCGCCAAAGCTGAAGTCAAGGTGCGGTGA
- a CDS encoding HEAT repeat domain-containing protein — protein sequence MKRLVLCVMLLGAAVATAQAVRLEDPRPQIVNGKISEQAMSGTLAQTIERLGAGGRAAWIGYAAAKVAGVQQMCCFNARSAFRGNPQCCGGCRLESGDNSNTMGRVNDCPEPQTDRFFVLVRVGSGEVLRIRPASVDCGLDLGGLTLYWLNQVKPAESVAWLSGFLTNESKKQRNNALTALALHQDPAAEAVLLRLLKPPQPKDIRNQAAFWLGSEHGRRGYEAVRDAIRNDSDSKFRQEAILALSESDEPDAQQEMIRLAHEDRDPDVRGQALFWLAQKAGRKVGGVIADVIENDPDTDIKKKAVFALTQMDHNEGVPLLIQVAKTNKNPVVRKEAIFWLGQSEDPRALDYIESILAK from the coding sequence ATGAAGCGACTCGTACTGTGTGTGATGTTACTGGGCGCCGCGGTCGCAACGGCGCAGGCGGTAAGACTCGAGGATCCACGCCCGCAGATCGTCAACGGCAAGATCTCCGAGCAGGCGATGAGCGGCACCCTAGCCCAGACCATCGAGCGCCTGGGGGCGGGGGGCCGGGCGGCGTGGATCGGGTACGCGGCGGCCAAGGTGGCGGGCGTGCAGCAAATGTGCTGCTTCAACGCGCGCAGCGCCTTCCGTGGAAACCCGCAGTGCTGCGGAGGATGCCGGCTGGAGAGCGGCGACAACAGCAACACCATGGGAAGAGTGAACGACTGCCCCGAGCCGCAGACGGACCGGTTCTTCGTCCTGGTGCGCGTCGGGTCGGGAGAGGTGCTGCGCATCCGGCCCGCGAGCGTGGACTGTGGTCTCGACCTGGGCGGGCTCACGCTGTACTGGCTGAACCAGGTGAAGCCGGCAGAGAGCGTGGCGTGGCTCTCGGGCTTCCTGACCAATGAATCGAAGAAGCAGCGCAACAACGCTCTCACGGCGCTGGCGCTGCACCAGGATCCCGCGGCAGAGGCCGTGTTGCTCCGCTTGTTGAAGCCGCCGCAGCCCAAAGACATCCGGAACCAAGCGGCTTTCTGGCTGGGAAGCGAGCACGGCCGGAGGGGTTACGAGGCGGTGCGCGACGCCATCCGGAACGACAGCGACTCAAAGTTCCGCCAGGAAGCGATCCTCGCGCTGAGCGAGAGCGACGAACCTGACGCGCAGCAGGAGATGATCCGGTTGGCGCACGAGGACAGGGATCCCGACGTCCGCGGGCAGGCGCTGTTCTGGCTGGCGCAGAAGGCGGGCCGCAAGGTCGGGGGCGTGATCGCCGACGTGATCGAGAACGACCCCGACACCGACATCAAGAAGAAGGCGGTGTTCGCGCTCACGCAGATGGACCACAACGAGGGGGTGCCGCTGCTCATCCAGGTGGCGAAGACGAACAAGAACCCGGTGGTGCGGAAGGAAGCCATCTTCTGGCTGGGGCAGTCGGAGGACCCGCGGGCGCTGGATTACATCGAGAGCATCCTGGCCAAGTAA
- a CDS encoding HEAT repeat domain-containing protein — protein MRSKAVLMALMLAALVSARGQSLDDVTGNAFAPQTASEREKERAERDKERAAERAEREDELYNDGTEYLDEGEWQKALGKFDQLIEMKSRRMDAAMYWKAYALSKLGRRQEALATLATLKRGNPQSKWVKDASALEQEINTRQGVVPKPETIEDCELKVMAINSLMNSDEERAVPMVEKLLNSNTCPKAKNQALFVLSQSDSPRATAALMNIARGNAHPELQIKAIRNLGLNGNQQNKQALVEIYKSTNDTAVKRTVLQAFLTGGAEDETLAVATGDPDPDMRRAAIHQLGAMGAHKQLHQLYQSARSIDEKKAIMNACGIGGDIAFLAQVARNGAEQMEVRKAALNGLGIGGGGRYLFEVYNADTNPEIRKAAINGMFISGACSEMVTLVKKETNSDMKRALIQQLSLMDCREARDYMMEILNK, from the coding sequence ATGAGAAGCAAGGCAGTGCTGATGGCGCTGATGTTGGCGGCGCTGGTGAGCGCGCGCGGGCAGTCGTTGGACGACGTCACGGGGAACGCGTTCGCACCGCAGACGGCGAGCGAGCGCGAGAAAGAGCGCGCGGAGCGCGACAAGGAGCGCGCGGCCGAGCGCGCCGAGCGCGAAGACGAGCTCTACAACGACGGCACCGAGTACCTGGACGAAGGCGAGTGGCAAAAGGCCCTCGGGAAGTTCGACCAGCTGATCGAGATGAAGAGCCGCCGCATGGACGCGGCGATGTACTGGAAGGCGTACGCGCTGAGCAAGCTCGGGCGGCGGCAGGAGGCGCTGGCGACGCTCGCCACGCTGAAGCGCGGCAATCCGCAGAGCAAGTGGGTGAAGGACGCGAGCGCGCTGGAGCAGGAGATCAACACGCGGCAGGGCGTCGTGCCGAAACCCGAGACGATCGAAGACTGCGAGCTGAAGGTGATGGCCATCAACTCGCTGATGAACAGCGACGAAGAGCGCGCCGTGCCGATGGTCGAGAAGCTTCTGAACTCGAACACGTGCCCGAAGGCGAAGAACCAGGCGCTGTTCGTGCTCTCGCAGAGCGACTCTCCGCGGGCGACGGCGGCGCTGATGAACATCGCGCGCGGCAACGCGCACCCCGAGCTGCAGATCAAGGCGATCCGCAATCTCGGCCTCAACGGCAACCAACAGAACAAGCAGGCGCTGGTCGAGATCTACAAGTCCACCAACGACACGGCGGTCAAGCGCACGGTGCTGCAGGCCTTCCTGACGGGCGGCGCCGAGGACGAGACGCTGGCGGTGGCGACGGGCGATCCCGATCCGGACATGCGGCGCGCCGCGATCCACCAACTGGGCGCCATGGGCGCGCACAAGCAACTGCACCAGCTCTACCAGTCGGCGCGGTCGATCGACGAAAAGAAGGCCATCATGAACGCCTGCGGCATCGGCGGCGACATTGCCTTCCTGGCACAGGTCGCCAGGAACGGCGCGGAGCAGATGGAGGTGCGCAAGGCCGCGCTCAACGGGCTGGGCATCGGAGGGGGAGGCCGCTACCTGTTCGAGGTCTACAACGCCGACACCAACCCGGAGATCCGCAAAGCGGCTATCAACGGCATGTTCATCAGCGGCGCGTGCAGCGAGATGGTGACGCTCGTGAAGAAGGAGACCAACTCCGACATGAAGCGGGCGCTCATCCAGCAGCTCTCGCTCATGGATTGTCGCGAGGCGCGCGATTACATGATGGAGATCCTGAACAAGTGA
- a CDS encoding sigma-70 family RNA polymerase sigma factor gives MSDRGAVAAVRAGDREAFRLLVEKHSRSIFKLAYRMTQNEQDAEEVVQETFLRAYRKLADFESRAEVGTWLYRIAANCSYDLLGRRKKHFAETPIQDEEGDLIPLPAADPSPERVALSGELRAKLAEAMNELSPVERTAFVLRHFEGQSIEEIGKVLGLKANATKNSIFRAVQKLRRALGPLVLAR, from the coding sequence ATGAGCGACCGAGGAGCGGTAGCCGCGGTGCGCGCGGGCGACCGCGAGGCGTTCCGGCTGCTGGTCGAGAAACACAGCCGCTCCATCTTCAAGCTGGCCTATCGCATGACGCAGAACGAACAAGACGCGGAAGAGGTGGTGCAGGAGACGTTCCTGCGCGCCTACCGGAAGCTGGCCGACTTCGAGTCGCGCGCGGAGGTGGGGACGTGGCTGTACCGCATCGCGGCGAACTGCTCGTACGACCTGCTCGGCCGCCGCAAGAAGCACTTCGCCGAGACGCCCATCCAGGACGAGGAAGGCGACCTGATACCGCTGCCGGCCGCGGACCCGAGCCCGGAGCGCGTGGCGCTCTCGGGCGAGCTGCGCGCCAAGCTGGCGGAGGCGATGAATGAGCTTTCGCCGGTGGAGCGGACGGCGTTCGTGCTGCGCCACTTTGAAGGACAGTCCATCGAGGAGATCGGCAAGGTCCTGGGTCTGAAGGCGAACGCGACCAAGAACAGCATCTTCCGCGCGGTGCAGAAGCTGCGCCGCGCGCTCGGCCCATTGGTGTTGGCGAGATGA
- the trxA gene encoding thioredoxin produces the protein MAAEGIFEVTDQTFEQDVLKSDKPVMIDFWAAWCGPCKALAPIVDEVAAQFQGKVKVGKMDVDRNPATPMRYQVRGIPTLIIYKDGQPKESIVGYVAKEKIQQALEKYV, from the coding sequence ATGGCCGCCGAAGGGATCTTTGAAGTCACCGACCAGACGTTCGAGCAGGACGTCCTCAAATCCGACAAGCCCGTGATGATTGATTTCTGGGCCGCCTGGTGCGGCCCCTGCAAGGCCCTCGCCCCCATCGTCGACGAGGTCGCCGCGCAGTTCCAGGGCAAGGTCAAGGTCGGCAAGATGGACGTGGACCGCAACCCCGCCACGCCCATGCGCTACCAGGTCCGCGGCATCCCCACCCTCATCATCTATAAGGACGGCCAGCCGAAAGAATCCATCGTCGGCTACGTCGCCAAAGAGAAGATCCAGCAGGCCCTGGAGAAGTACGTGTAA
- the lexA gene encoding transcriptional repressor LexA: MALTKRQKQVYDFIAEFLTRNGYSPSFEEIGQGMKLSSLATVHKHISNLEKKGLLKRDYNRSRSIDVLPPKGALKKSLAAAAAAAAPASTSLPLLGRIAAGRPVETLENPETISLTDITRSKDVYVLEVSGESMIDEHIMSGDYVLVEKTQTARNGEMVVALVDGMETTLKRMYKEDAQVRLQPSNAAMPPIIVPAQNVAIQGRVIGVLRKY, encoded by the coding sequence ATGGCACTCACCAAGCGGCAGAAGCAGGTCTACGACTTCATCGCGGAGTTCCTGACGCGGAACGGCTACTCGCCCTCGTTCGAAGAGATCGGGCAGGGCATGAAGCTGAGCTCGCTGGCGACCGTCCACAAGCACATCTCCAACCTCGAGAAGAAGGGGCTGCTGAAGCGGGATTACAACCGCAGCCGCTCGATCGACGTGCTGCCGCCGAAGGGCGCGCTGAAGAAGTCGCTGGCCGCGGCGGCGGCCGCGGCGGCGCCGGCCTCCACTTCGCTGCCGCTGCTGGGGCGCATCGCCGCGGGGCGTCCGGTGGAGACACTGGAGAATCCGGAGACGATCTCGCTGACCGACATCACGCGCTCGAAAGACGTGTACGTGCTCGAGGTCTCGGGCGAATCGATGATCGACGAGCACATCATGAGCGGCGATTACGTGCTGGTGGAGAAGACGCAGACCGCGCGCAACGGCGAGATGGTCGTCGCGCTGGTCGACGGCATGGAGACCACGCTGAAGCGCATGTACAAGGAAGACGCGCAGGTGCGGCTGCAACCCTCGAACGCGGCGATGCCGCCCATCATCGTGCCGGCACAGAACGTCGCCATCCAGGGGAGAGTGATCGGGGTGCTCAGGAAGTACTAG